The following coding sequences are from one Sphingobium sp. V4 window:
- a CDS encoding type II toxin-antitoxin system ParD family antitoxin: protein MATMNISLPDPMKQWVEAQADTGRYSNASDYVRDLIRRDQERADKIAAMQRLADEARASGLSDETMADIRARAISQAGLQA, encoded by the coding sequence ATGGCTACGATGAACATCTCACTGCCCGACCCAATGAAGCAATGGGTGGAAGCGCAAGCTGACACTGGCCGGTATAGCAATGCCAGTGACTATGTGCGCGATCTTATCCGTCGCGATCAGGAACGCGCCGACAAGATTGCCGCCATGCAGCGCCTGGCCGATGAAGCTAGAGCGAGCGGCCTGAGTGATGAGACGATGGCGGACATCCGGGCGCGGGCGATCAGCCAGGCTGGCTTGCAAGCCTGA
- a CDS encoding site-specific integrase, which produces MDAITTAAPTHSLRERMLQDMKMRGFGAHTQNDYIRHVRNFAAFLGRPPDTATVEDLRRYQVDQHERAVGPATINGAVSALRFLFGITLRRPEMALALVVVRFTPKLRVVLSVEETARLLEAAPGIKYKAALSVAYGAGLRVSEVAHLKVDDIDSTRMMIRVEQGKGRKDRNAMLSPHLLDLLRQWWREGKRRGVMLPHGWLFPGRSGTDPVSARQLHRVVQEAAERAEIHKRVSPHTLRHSFATHLLEQGVDIRVIQVLLGHVNINTTGIYTQVSSKTMRAVASPLDQIVAVMEGRAPPG; this is translated from the coding sequence ATGGATGCTATCACGACCGCTGCCCCGACCCATTCGCTGCGTGAGCGGATGCTGCAGGACATGAAGATGCGTGGCTTCGGGGCGCACACGCAGAATGACTATATCCGACATGTCCGGAACTTCGCCGCGTTTCTCGGCCGCCCCCCGGACACGGCCACGGTGGAAGACCTGCGGCGTTATCAGGTTGACCAGCACGAGCGCGCCGTTGGTCCAGCCACGATCAATGGCGCGGTATCGGCACTGCGGTTCCTCTTCGGGATAACCCTCAGGCGGCCGGAGATGGCCCTAGCGCTGGTCGTCGTTCGCTTCACACCCAAACTGCGGGTGGTTTTGAGCGTCGAGGAGACAGCGCGGCTGCTCGAGGCTGCGCCAGGCATCAAGTACAAGGCGGCCCTCAGCGTGGCCTATGGCGCGGGCCTGCGGGTTTCGGAGGTTGCCCACCTCAAGGTCGATGACATCGACAGCACCCGGATGATGATCCGCGTCGAGCAGGGCAAGGGACGCAAGGACCGCAACGCCATGCTCTCACCGCACCTGCTGGACTTGCTCCGTCAATGGTGGCGCGAAGGCAAGCGGCGCGGAGTGATGCTACCTCATGGCTGGCTGTTCCCCGGCCGCAGCGGCACAGATCCGGTCTCGGCTCGCCAGTTGCACCGCGTCGTGCAGGAAGCGGCCGAGCGCGCCGAGATCCACAAGCGGGTAAGCCCGCATACATTGCGCCACTCGTTTGCCACTCACCTGCTCGAGCAAGGCGTCGATATCCGGGTCATCCAGGTGCTGCTGGGACACGTGAACATCAACACGACCGGCATCTATACCCAGGTCTCGAGCAAGACGATGCGGGCGGTGGCCAGCCCGCTCGACCAGATCGTGGCCGTGATGGAAGGCAGGGCACCTCCCGGTTGA
- a CDS encoding DUF3325 domain-containing protein, whose translation MIHGTISFLSLGGFALLLLAMTRHQQDWLGRKLPPPMSHSLRRSGFLLLGLALFVAGAGLGWGYGVVTWCGWLTITAALVVTANTNRERILRRVRP comes from the coding sequence ATGATTCATGGCACGATCTCGTTCCTGTCGCTAGGCGGCTTCGCTTTGCTGCTGCTCGCCATGACGCGGCATCAGCAGGACTGGCTTGGCCGTAAGCTCCCTCCGCCCATGAGCCACTCCTTGCGCCGGTCGGGCTTCTTGTTGCTGGGGCTGGCGCTCTTTGTAGCCGGCGCGGGGCTTGGCTGGGGCTATGGTGTGGTGACATGGTGCGGATGGCTGACCATCACCGCCGCGCTCGTCGTGACAGCCAACACCAACCGCGAACGCATCCTGCGGAGGGTTCGACCATGA
- a CDS encoding type II toxin-antitoxin system RelE/ParE family toxin, with translation MPRFRLTRAAVDDLTAIFLEGIEQFGLPQADTYHEGLSAIFAFLADYPHAARLREEISPPVRVHPYKAHLVIYDVGNEGEVIILRVRHGREDWISSNYDG, from the coding sequence GTGCCTCGCTTCCGTTTAACACGCGCCGCAGTCGATGATCTGACAGCCATCTTTCTTGAGGGAATCGAGCAGTTCGGTCTACCTCAAGCCGACACCTATCATGAAGGGCTGAGCGCGATTTTCGCGTTTCTCGCAGACTATCCCCATGCCGCGCGTCTGCGCGAGGAGATTTCGCCGCCTGTTCGCGTGCATCCCTACAAGGCCCATCTGGTGATTTATGATGTGGGAAATGAGGGCGAGGTCATCATTCTGCGCGTACGGCATGGTAGGGAAGATTGGATATCCTCGAATTATGATGGCTAG
- a CDS encoding energy transducer TonB: MVLAGFFLTITHVTPAKPPAALTVLELKAPASPAKTPPEEKIAPIPVEKKDKLPEPPHKRPIARIPVPIAPVSIPVEIVTPRLTDPGPIVPETAAPKTLSAPPAPQVSNNAPDSWEGRVLAQLNKHRRYPRAAMARRQQGVPYIRFIMDRSGKVLSSRLERSSGFPELDREAVALAKRASPFPAPPGDKGGDTLELVVPVEFFLK; encoded by the coding sequence GTGGTGCTGGCCGGGTTCTTCCTCACCATCACGCATGTCACGCCGGCGAAACCACCCGCAGCCCTCACAGTGCTCGAACTCAAGGCGCCGGCCTCGCCGGCCAAGACGCCTCCCGAGGAGAAGATAGCGCCAATACCGGTCGAGAAGAAGGATAAGCTCCCCGAACCGCCGCATAAGCGGCCAATCGCGCGCATCCCTGTTCCCATAGCGCCGGTATCGATTCCCGTGGAGATCGTGACGCCCCGGCTTACCGATCCCGGTCCGATCGTACCGGAAACGGCCGCGCCCAAAACCCTGTCCGCGCCACCCGCGCCGCAAGTTTCGAACAACGCGCCCGATAGCTGGGAAGGCCGCGTCCTGGCCCAGCTCAACAAGCATCGCCGGTACCCGCGTGCGGCAATGGCGCGGCGGCAGCAGGGCGTGCCTTATATCCGCTTCATAATGGATCGCAGCGGCAAGGTGCTGTCATCACGGCTAGAACGGTCTTCGGGTTTTCCTGAATTGGACCGCGAAGCCGTGGCCTTGGCAAAACGGGCGTCGCCGTTTCCCGCGCCGCCTGGCGACAAAGGCGGCGATACGCTGGAATTGGTTGTCCCGGTCGAGTTTTTCTTGAAATAG
- a CDS encoding tyrosine-type recombinase/integrase, producing MEISETVNASPKRPVWNAGRTVGAKRALKPKQIWEIRFYLNQRRRLRDRALFDLAIDSKLRGCDLVRMKIGDVVSGGQIRTRAIVMQQKTGRPVQFELLPDARASLLAWLERRGGTVDDYVFPSRVDRNAHLSTRQYARLVDEWVTGVGLMRSEYGTHSLRRTKASIIYRATGNLRAVQILLGHSKIENTVRYLGIDVEDALALAENTEI from the coding sequence ATGGAAATATCTGAAACCGTGAATGCGTCCCCCAAGCGCCCAGTCTGGAATGCCGGGCGCACTGTCGGCGCGAAACGGGCTTTGAAGCCCAAACAAATATGGGAGATCCGATTTTATCTCAATCAGCGCCGCCGCCTGCGGGACAGGGCGCTGTTCGACCTTGCGATCGACAGCAAACTACGCGGTTGCGACCTTGTTCGCATGAAAATTGGCGATGTCGTCAGCGGCGGGCAGATCCGCACGCGGGCCATCGTCATGCAACAGAAAACGGGTCGCCCTGTTCAATTCGAACTTCTCCCTGATGCCCGGGCCAGCCTGCTGGCGTGGCTCGAGCGGCGGGGCGGCACAGTCGATGATTATGTCTTCCCAAGCCGGGTTGATCGCAATGCTCACCTCAGCACACGGCAATATGCCCGGCTTGTCGACGAATGGGTGACGGGGGTGGGCCTGATGCGAAGCGAATATGGCACGCATTCGCTCCGCCGAACCAAGGCCTCGATCATCTACAGGGCGACTGGCAACCTGCGTGCCGTTCAGATCCTGCTCGGCCACAGCAAGATTGAGAATACGGTCCGCTATCTGGGGATCGATGTGGAAGACGCGCTCGCGCTCGCTGAAAACACCGAAATCTGA